The following proteins are encoded in a genomic region of Aerococcaceae bacterium DSM 111021:
- a CDS encoding acyl-CoA thioesterase, protein MKIVHHSNYIRWFEEARVGWLDDFGYSYKRMEDEGISIPVLAVDCKYKKPLAYGDTAEVHVKVEMFTPMRLNLAYEIYNKETGKLTTTGSSEHCFINAETGRPTSLKKTHPEILAAFERAYENQK, encoded by the coding sequence ATGAAGATTGTCCATCATTCAAACTACATACGCTGGTTTGAAGAGGCTCGTGTAGGATGGCTTGACGACTTTGGCTATAGCTACAAACGAATGGAAGACGAAGGTATCAGCATTCCTGTTCTAGCTGTTGACTGTAAATACAAAAAGCCCCTAGCTTATGGCGATACAGCTGAGGTACATGTTAAAGTAGAGATGTTCACACCGATGCGTTTAAATTTAGCTTATGAGATATACAATAAAGAAACAGGTAAGTTAACGACAACGGGCTCTTCAGAGCATTGCTTTATCAATGCAGAAACTGGGCGGCCAACTTCCCTGAAGAAGACGCATCCGGAGATATTAGCGGCGTTTGAGCGGGCGTATGAGAATCAGAAATAA
- a CDS encoding DUF1576 domain-containing protein: protein MKEEINTTKIKSKFAAFFFTEDSVKGNFLYLIAFIFILFGLSVDPWIEIWEGFIAILLSPSNLITDYFEVGGIGATFVNAGLLMLINAVAINRFAPKITGPLVAALFTVMGFAFFGKNLYNSIPITVGTLLYSKYRNLPISAFLLTSLFATTLAPVVSIITFGQGLPYLISVPIAILVGIFIGFAIHPMGSSFLRFHQGYNLYNMGFTAGVLGMIIASVMRVFDLTTTYVPLDHAYSIIEVEIFFVLFSLFLLIVGFILNGYTFKGYKQFKDDSGRLISDFVTDYGVGLTFINMGILGLASLAYVWLVGGTLEGAVIGGVLTVVGFGTFGKHIFNVTPIVIGVFIMQVLMAVDGPSSTASLLSALFGTTLAPIAGHYGWKAGILVGLLHAGLVPNTGITHAGLNLYNNGFAGGFVAATVVPILDGIRERNEMHEGISKD, encoded by the coding sequence ATGAAAGAAGAGATTAATACAACAAAAATAAAATCAAAATTTGCTGCATTCTTTTTTACAGAGGATTCTGTAAAGGGAAACTTTTTATACTTAATCGCGTTTATATTTATATTATTTGGTTTATCAGTCGATCCATGGATCGAGATATGGGAAGGGTTTATAGCGATACTGCTTTCTCCAAGTAATTTAATTACTGATTATTTTGAAGTAGGTGGAATTGGGGCAACCTTTGTGAATGCTGGCTTATTAATGCTCATTAATGCCGTCGCAATCAATCGATTTGCTCCCAAAATTACGGGTCCATTAGTCGCAGCACTCTTTACGGTCATGGGTTTTGCTTTTTTTGGTAAAAACTTATATAACTCGATTCCGATTACGGTTGGAACACTTTTATATAGCAAGTATAGAAATCTACCTATTTCGGCATTTTTACTTACGTCATTATTTGCAACGACGCTTGCGCCTGTTGTGAGTATCATTACGTTCGGACAAGGCTTACCTTACTTGATAAGTGTACCCATTGCTATATTGGTTGGGATTTTTATTGGGTTTGCAATTCATCCGATGGGATCAAGTTTTTTACGTTTCCATCAGGGGTATAATCTATATAACATGGGCTTCACGGCAGGTGTATTAGGGATGATTATTGCAAGTGTTATGCGTGTATTTGACTTGACAACTACTTACGTCCCGCTTGATCATGCTTATTCAATCATTGAAGTCGAGATTTTCTTTGTGCTTTTTTCACTCTTTTTACTAATTGTTGGCTTTATTTTAAATGGTTATACATTTAAAGGCTATAAACAATTCAAAGACGATTCTGGGCGCTTAATCTCAGACTTTGTAACGGACTATGGCGTTGGGTTAACGTTTATAAATATGGGAATACTCGGACTAGCATCCTTAGCATATGTGTGGTTAGTCGGCGGTACACTAGAAGGTGCGGTAATTGGTGGTGTGTTAACTGTCGTTGGTTTTGGTACGTTTGGTAAACATATCTTTAACGTCACACCGATTGTCATTGGGGTTTTCATTATGCAAGTATTGATGGCAGTCGACGGACCGAGTTCCACAGCATCTTTACTTTCCGCACTTTTTGGTACAACTTTAGCACCAATAGCAGGTCACTATGGATGGAAGGCTGGAATTCTGGTAGGATTACTACATGCAGGATTAGTACCTAATACAGGTATTACTCATGCTGGATTGAACTTGTATAACAATGGCTTCGCTGGCGGATTCGTAGCAGCTACAGTTGTACCTATCCTAGATGGAATTAGGGAAAGGAATGAGATGCATGAGGGAATATCGAAAGATTAA
- the efp gene encoding elongation factor P — MISAVDLKAGMTFIQDGKLIRVLSASHHKPGKGNTVMRMKLRDVRTGATYDTTFRPEEKFERAFLETKDVQFLYSMDETAFFMDLESYEQYELPTDTIEDELLYLLENMEVKIQFYGSEVIGVEVPQTVTLKVKETQPSIKGATVTGSGKPATMETGLVVNVPDFIEAGEALIISTSEGTYQKRA, encoded by the coding sequence ATGATTTCTGCAGTAGACTTAAAAGCAGGTATGACATTTATTCAAGATGGAAAATTAATTCGTGTTTTAAGCGCGAGTCACCATAAACCAGGTAAAGGGAACACAGTTATGCGTATGAAATTACGTGATGTTCGCACTGGTGCGACTTATGATACAACATTCCGCCCGGAAGAAAAATTTGAACGTGCATTCCTAGAAACAAAGGATGTTCAATTCTTATACAGTATGGACGAAACAGCTTTCTTCATGGACTTAGAATCATATGAACAATATGAACTACCGACAGATACTATTGAAGACGAATTACTTTACTTATTAGAGAATATGGAAGTAAAAATCCAATTCTACGGTTCTGAAGTAATCGGTGTTGAAGTGCCTCAAACGGTGACTTTAAAAGTTAAAGAAACGCAACCTTCTATCAAAGGTGCAACGGTAACTGGATCTGGTAAACCAGCAACAATGGAAACTGGTTTAGTTGTCAACGTTCCTGACTTTATCGAAGCAGGCGAAGCATTAATCATCAGTACATCAGAAGGTACTTACCAAAAACGTGCATAA
- a CDS encoding aromatic acid exporter family protein, which yields MPLGLRTIKITLAAVVAIYIAQFIGLENSLATGIITILTLLDTRKASREISLTYLLATVLAFGIAAVIFLVFGYQVWAFGLYLLIFVALAYRLKLSAAIAPVSVLVTHFVIAESVVWQWQLNGLLIMVIGAGVAILFNLWMPNQKPELQKAVGDIEDNFRIVLELISQRLLENDFDIPLIRTEVDIVNESIEKMRKIAVDDYENQLFNKDDYYIRYADMRLKQLGVLSRMVDSLQHVSLKTEQNKTLGNMFKLTSDEFDQSNSGHSLLKSINELYTFYRSSDLPRDREEFESRAILYHILIEFERFLEIKREFYLDKHIRKF from the coding sequence TTGCCACTTGGTCTTAGAACAATTAAAATTACTTTAGCAGCTGTCGTTGCAATATATATTGCGCAATTTATTGGATTAGAGAATTCACTTGCGACAGGTATTATTACAATACTGACATTACTAGACACACGTAAAGCATCAAGAGAGATTTCTTTGACATACTTATTGGCGACTGTTTTAGCATTTGGGATTGCGGCTGTTATTTTTCTAGTCTTTGGTTACCAAGTTTGGGCGTTTGGTCTTTATCTACTCATCTTTGTGGCCTTAGCCTATAGATTAAAGCTGTCAGCAGCCATTGCGCCGGTTTCGGTACTAGTCACACATTTTGTTATTGCAGAAAGTGTTGTATGGCAGTGGCAATTGAATGGTCTGTTGATCATGGTTATTGGAGCCGGAGTGGCAATTTTATTCAATCTCTGGATGCCCAATCAAAAGCCGGAATTACAAAAAGCAGTCGGTGACATTGAAGATAATTTTAGAATCGTATTAGAACTTATTAGTCAAAGGTTGCTGGAGAATGACTTTGATATTCCGTTAATACGGACAGAAGTTGATATTGTTAATGAATCAATTGAAAAGATGCGAAAAATCGCTGTCGATGACTATGAAAATCAATTATTCAATAAAGATGACTATTATATTCGTTACGCGGACATGCGCTTAAAGCAGCTCGGTGTTCTATCTCGCATGGTCGATTCATTGCAGCACGTTAGTTTAAAAACGGAACAAAATAAAACATTAGGAAATATGTTCAAGCTCACTTCTGATGAATTTGACCAAAGTAATAGTGGGCACAGTTTGTTGAAAAGCATTAATGAGTTGTACACATTCTACCGTAGTAGTGACTTGCCAAGAGACCGAGAAGAGTTTGAGTCTCGTGCCATTCTCTACCACATCCTAATTGAATTCGAACGCTTTCTAGAGATAAAAAGGGAATTCTACTTAGACAAACATATCCGAAAGTTTTAA
- a CDS encoding TIGR00730 family Rossman fold protein — protein sequence MNITVYCGSNPGNNPNFSFAAQGLGEWIGQNNYALVYGGSMNGLMGIVADEVLKQDGEVYGVIPEVLRGIEAKHPLVKNMEIVATMSDRKNRMIELGDAFIALPGGVGTLEEISEIASLIRIGIINKPTIFYNIDGYYEPMKALFDQMVLEDFLKEDIRDMFLFSDSLKEIETFIHSH from the coding sequence ATGAATATTACTGTTTATTGTGGATCAAATCCAGGAAATAACCCGAATTTCTCCTTTGCTGCCCAGGGTTTAGGGGAATGGATTGGTCAAAACAACTATGCACTAGTCTATGGTGGGAGTATGAATGGGCTGATGGGAATCGTTGCCGATGAAGTATTGAAACAAGACGGCGAAGTTTATGGTGTTATTCCAGAAGTGCTTCGAGGAATTGAAGCCAAGCATCCTCTTGTAAAAAATATGGAAATTGTTGCGACCATGTCAGACCGTAAAAATCGCATGATTGAACTGGGTGATGCGTTTATTGCACTACCAGGTGGTGTTGGAACCTTGGAAGAAATTTCTGAGATAGCCTCGCTAATTCGCATTGGCATCATTAACAAACCAACAATTTTCTACAATATTGACGGCTATTACGAACCGATGAAAGCATTATTTGACCAAATGGTTCTGGAAGATTTTTTAAAAGAAGACATCCGAGACATGTTCCTCTTCTCTGATTCATTGAAAGAAATTGAGACCTTTATTCATAGTCATTAA